DNA sequence from the Bacteroidota bacterium genome:
ATTGCTGTATCCTGAATAATGTTTCATCACTGATCAAATTTTTCTTCTGCCGTTCGGCATTAGGAATTAATTGAATTATTCCGTTTTCGGGCATTAATAGACAAGCTGCAAAAAAATCGGCTTTTTTTTCTTCGTTATCTTTTTGTTGATCAAATAAACCTGTATTACATCTCTGAGAAATAAAATTTTCCTGAACAAATAAATGATAAATCTCATGACCAATTGTGAAATGCTGCTTCCCTAATGTATGATTTTGGTTTATTAATATAAAATGCAAGTCTTCACTTGCTTTTATGGCCATTCCACTAAATTTTTCAGTTAAGGGTTTAAATAGGGTAATTATATTTTTTTTTAGTAAAAGACTGTTTAACAGGATTGGATCAGTCGGACCATAGCCATTTTCACTTCTGAAGGTTGAAGCTTTTTCCCCAATCTCAATCCATAACAAGCTATTCTTTTTCATCGCTAATCTTAAGAATTTTCAAATAATTTTTGACTACTTTCTGGAATTCTGCAATACTTTTTATGTCTTGCTCTTCAATTCCTTGTTTACGAAAAGCAAATACCAAATTTGCTGTTTTGTCGACAGCATTGGCTTCAAGCAAATAATCTATTTCAATTCCAAAAAGATCAGCCAGTTTATTTAAATTGATCAAAGATATTTCTCTTTCACCACTTTCATATTTGCTTATTGTAGTCCTATCTACTCCCAGATAATTAGCAATATGATCCTGTGAAAAACCAAATCTGATTCGAAAATTTTTAATGTTATTGCCAATAATCCTCGCTGTTTCCATTTTTTAGTTTATTAATTACAAATCCAATATGTAACAAATTTAATCAATTTTTAATTTATAAAATAATATGTGCCAATAATATTAATTTTAATTATTTTAATTCTGCATAATTTTAAATAGTTCTTTTTCTATCGATTAATTAATTTTATGTTCTATTTTATGATATATATTTTACCCTACCCATAATTAAAAATCTGTCACATTTTATAAATATTTTATAATTTTTCCAGATATGTTATTAAAACTTTAAAAAGGGAAATATTCTTTAAAATTCCTTTAATGAATAAAACTTAACAGGGAAAATTCTTTTTCACTTCTC
Encoded proteins:
- a CDS encoding helix-turn-helix transcriptional regulator encodes the protein METARIIGNNIKNFRIRFGFSQDHIANYLGVDRTTISKYESGEREISLINLNKLADLFGIEIDYLLEANAVDKTANLVFAFRKQGIEEQDIKSIAEFQKVVKNYLKILKISDEKE
- a CDS encoding ImmA/IrrE family metallo-endopeptidase, with translation MKKNSLLWIEIGEKASTFRSENGYGPTDPILLNSLLLKKNIITLFKPLTEKFSGMAIKASEDLHFILINQNHTLGKQHFTIGHEIYHLFVQENFISQRCNTGLFDQQKDNEEKKADFFAACLLMPENGIIQLIPNAERQKKNLISDETLFRIQQYYGLSVNAVIYRLCELKYIDSSYFDKYNSGKILLAKKLGFDDKLYKPGNFNKVIGDYGSLVNRLYQNKKISESYYLELLNAINIDPFSPAENDCE